In the Synechococcus sp. Nb3U1 genome, one interval contains:
- a CDS encoding MATE family efflux transporter codes for MSQPTPRQTLTEGPVGSQLIRLTLPMIWGIFAVMAIELADAYFVGQLGTLELAAMSFTFPVTMVLSNLAIGLGVGASSVIARAIGEGNPQRVQRLTTNSLFLSLLIVAVCVLFGFLTLDPLFTALGAEPDILPLIRKYMHIWYLGMVFLVVPMVGNTAIRAAGNSEIPSLIMTLAAITNIGLNPLLIFGLGGFPRLELQGAALATVAARALSLVLALLFLHFRQHMLSLFLPTWEDVRGCWSRILHVGLPAAGTNMVIPISAGIITSLMAGFGPEAVAGFGVASRLELLSLSALAALSTSVAPFIGQNWGAKQYQRVQESLRLSFFFCLGWGVLMAVLLGLGSTAIAAQFDSNPAVIEVTASYLRIVPLSYAGTGLLLTVSAAFNALGKPLAAVILSLTRMFLVYVPLAYVGSQLIGVNGVFLASCIANLGVGLGAVWWSRRSEQLRPPILVEQPLSG; via the coding sequence ATGTCACAACCTACCCCGCGCCAAACCCTTACCGAAGGCCCGGTTGGATCCCAGCTGATTCGCCTCACTCTGCCGATGATCTGGGGCATTTTTGCCGTCATGGCGATCGAGCTGGCGGATGCCTATTTCGTCGGGCAACTGGGCACGCTGGAGCTGGCGGCCATGAGCTTCACCTTCCCGGTGACGATGGTGCTCAGTAACTTGGCGATTGGCTTGGGGGTGGGGGCTTCTTCGGTGATCGCGCGGGCGATCGGGGAAGGCAACCCGCAGCGGGTGCAACGCCTGACCACCAATAGCCTGTTCCTGTCCTTGCTGATCGTGGCGGTGTGTGTCCTCTTTGGGTTTTTGACGTTGGATCCCTTGTTCACCGCGCTGGGGGCGGAACCAGACATCCTGCCCCTGATCCGGAAGTACATGCACATTTGGTATCTGGGCATGGTGTTTCTGGTGGTACCGATGGTGGGCAATACGGCAATCCGAGCCGCTGGCAACTCCGAGATCCCCAGCCTGATCATGACCTTGGCGGCCATCACCAATATTGGCCTGAACCCGCTGTTGATCTTTGGCTTGGGCGGGTTCCCCCGACTGGAATTGCAGGGAGCCGCTTTGGCAACGGTGGCAGCACGGGCCTTAAGCTTGGTTTTGGCCTTGCTCTTTTTGCATTTTCGCCAGCACATGCTCAGCTTATTTCTGCCCACTTGGGAGGATGTACGGGGCTGTTGGTCGAGAATTTTGCATGTGGGGTTGCCTGCTGCTGGAACCAATATGGTGATCCCGATCTCAGCGGGGATCATCACCAGCTTGATGGCCGGGTTTGGCCCAGAGGCGGTGGCGGGGTTTGGGGTGGCTTCACGGCTGGAGTTACTCTCCCTGTCTGCTCTAGCAGCTCTTTCCACCAGTGTCGCTCCTTTCATCGGCCAAAATTGGGGAGCCAAACAGTATCAGCGTGTTCAGGAGAGTTTGCGCCTGAGTTTTTTCTTTTGTCTGGGCTGGGGTGTTCTGATGGCCGTGCTGTTGGGGCTGGGATCCACGGCCATTGCCGCCCAGTTTGATAGCAATCCTGCGGTGATTGAGGTCACGGCTTCTTATCTACGCATTGTGCCCCTCAGCTATGCCGGGACTGGGCTGCTCCTGACGGTGAGTGCCGCTTTTAATGCCTTGGGTAAGCCTCTGGCTGCTGTGATCCTATCTCTGACCCGTATGTTTTTGGTTTATGTCCCGCTGGCCTATGTGGGCAGCCAGTTGATCGGCGTGAATGGTGTTTTCTTGGCCTCCTGTATTGCCAACTTGGGGGTCGGCTTGGGGGCTGTCTGGTGGTCTCGGCGCAGTGAGCAGTTGCGACCGCCGATCCTGGTGGAGCAGCCTTTGTCTGGATGA
- a CDS encoding FtsW/RodA/SpoVE family cell cycle protein, whose amino-acid sequence MSAPAAKPSRDPSPALDLSLPWNPEARLLRWLTLIWVVLGLAMLFSASYPVAQRITGDGLYFFKRQLIWVGLGALSFLVLVQIPLRRWFPWAGLLCLLGIGLVWATQVPGLGVTRLEASRWLDLKVIPIIQPSEFLKPLLVLQGAWVFGRWFHHPRWFRCVWVGIFGISLLGILTQPNLGTTAICGLTLWIMAWTAGIPALTLFGTAGLGAMAAVLSILSKEYQRRRILAFLDPWASAQGDGYQLVQSLLAIGSGGLWGKGYGLSQQKLFYLPIQYTDFIFSVFAEEFGLVGSLSFLGLLSLYALVGLRVMMRCRELPIRLVACGCVVFLVGQSLLNIGVVTGALPTTGVPLPLFSHGGSSILAGLITAGLLVRAARESEL is encoded by the coding sequence ATTTCCGCACCTGCTGCCAAGCCCTCCAGGGATCCCTCGCCTGCTCTGGATCTGAGTCTGCCTTGGAACCCTGAAGCCCGCTTGTTGCGCTGGCTAACCCTAATCTGGGTGGTGCTGGGGCTGGCGATGCTGTTTTCCGCCTCCTACCCCGTGGCCCAAAGAATCACCGGGGATGGCCTCTACTTCTTTAAGCGCCAGTTGATCTGGGTGGGGCTAGGGGCGCTCAGTTTTCTGGTCTTGGTGCAGATCCCGTTGCGCCGCTGGTTCCCGTGGGCCGGACTCCTCTGTCTACTGGGAATTGGCTTGGTCTGGGCCACCCAAGTGCCGGGGTTGGGGGTGACCCGGTTGGAAGCCAGCCGTTGGCTGGATTTGAAAGTGATCCCGATCATCCAACCCTCGGAATTTCTCAAACCCCTGCTAGTACTGCAAGGAGCCTGGGTGTTTGGGCGTTGGTTTCATCATCCCCGCTGGTTTCGCTGTGTTTGGGTGGGCATTTTCGGTATCAGTCTGTTGGGCATTCTCACCCAACCCAATTTGGGCACAACCGCCATTTGTGGCCTCACCCTCTGGATCATGGCCTGGACAGCAGGGATCCCTGCTCTGACGTTATTTGGCACAGCCGGCTTGGGGGCAATGGCAGCGGTGCTGAGCATCCTCAGCAAAGAGTACCAGCGGCGGCGGATATTGGCCTTTTTGGATCCCTGGGCTAGCGCCCAAGGGGATGGCTATCAACTGGTGCAAAGTCTCTTGGCGATTGGCTCCGGGGGGTTATGGGGCAAAGGCTACGGCCTCTCCCAACAGAAGCTCTTTTATCTGCCCATTCAATACACAGACTTCATCTTCTCAGTGTTTGCAGAAGAATTTGGCCTGGTTGGATCCCTGTCGTTTTTGGGGTTGCTGTCGCTCTATGCCTTGGTGGGGCTACGGGTGATGATGCGCTGCCGGGAGCTCCCGATCCGCCTAGTGGCCTGTGGCTGTGTGGTGTTTTTGGTGGGGCAGTCGCTGCTGAACATTGGCGTGGTCACCGGGGCATTGCCCACAACAGGGGTGCCCTTGCCGCTGTTCAGCCATGGGGGCAGCTCTATTTTGGCGGGGTTAATCACAGCAGGATTATTAGTACGGGCGGCACGAGAATCGGAACTTTGA
- the murD gene encoding UDP-N-acetylmuramoyl-L-alanine--D-glutamate ligase, giving the protein MRQQVLGLGIAGQAAARLLRAQGHEVLAWDEKNSDRLQQIQQELEPEGILVRLGEPFQLQAGVEQVVVSPGIRWDHPLLEQARQKGIAVLGEAELAWQSLDFLPWVGITGTNGKSTTTALIAEMVQAAGLKGIPCGNIGLPLCQVALDTLRGERQPDWIVAELSSYQLEASTSLMSSSPSGPARIGVWTTFTPDHLERHGTLERYASFKARLVDRATWRVLNGEDPYLLGRKQDWPNTYWICTQDQSAPVHLRKNSLWIQAEPIAELEAFGERCPGHHNLQNLLMAATAAHLAGIPNTAIQQAIRSFAGMPHRLERVAQLHIGPTPIRFVNDSKATNYDAAWVGLNAVEPPILLIAGGKAKQGDAQAWLNLIQTKVARVLLIGEAAPAFAAALDRIHYTGVELVQTLDVAVVRAFEAARSLAQTLTDPTQPITVLFSPACASFDQYRSFEHRGDHFRTCCQALQGSLACSGSESALEP; this is encoded by the coding sequence GTGCGACAACAAGTCTTAGGGTTGGGCATTGCCGGGCAGGCAGCAGCAAGGCTCTTGCGAGCCCAAGGGCATGAGGTACTGGCCTGGGATGAGAAAAACTCGGATCGGCTCCAGCAGATTCAGCAAGAACTGGAACCAGAAGGGATCCTGGTTCGATTGGGGGAACCGTTTCAACTGCAAGCGGGGGTGGAGCAGGTGGTGGTCAGTCCTGGCATCCGCTGGGATCATCCTCTGTTAGAGCAGGCCCGACAGAAGGGCATTGCAGTTCTGGGGGAGGCGGAATTGGCCTGGCAAAGTCTGGACTTTTTACCTTGGGTGGGGATCACCGGCACCAACGGCAAAAGCACCACCACTGCACTCATTGCAGAAATGGTTCAGGCAGCAGGCTTGAAAGGGATCCCCTGTGGCAACATTGGCCTCCCCCTCTGTCAGGTAGCTCTGGACACCTTACGGGGTGAGCGGCAACCGGATTGGATCGTGGCAGAACTCAGCAGCTATCAACTGGAGGCCAGCACCAGCCTGATGAGCAGCAGCCCATCTGGGCCAGCTCGGATCGGGGTTTGGACAACCTTTACCCCGGATCACCTAGAACGGCATGGCACCCTGGAGCGCTATGCCAGCTTCAAAGCCCGTCTGGTGGATCGGGCCACCTGGCGGGTGCTCAATGGCGAGGATCCCTATCTTTTGGGCCGCAAGCAGGATTGGCCAAACACCTACTGGATCTGCACTCAGGATCAGTCGGCGCCGGTGCATCTGCGCAAGAATAGCCTTTGGATTCAAGCAGAACCCATTGCCGAATTGGAAGCCTTTGGTGAACGGTGCCCAGGTCACCACAACCTACAGAACCTGCTCATGGCAGCAACAGCAGCCCATCTGGCCGGGATCCCCAACACGGCGATTCAACAGGCGATTCGATCTTTTGCTGGGATGCCCCACCGCCTGGAGCGTGTTGCCCAACTGCACATCGGCCCCACCCCCATTCGCTTCGTCAACGACAGCAAAGCCACCAACTACGATGCCGCCTGGGTTGGGTTGAATGCAGTGGAGCCCCCGATCCTCTTAATTGCGGGAGGAAAGGCCAAACAGGGAGATGCTCAAGCCTGGTTAAATCTAATTCAAACCAAGGTGGCGCGGGTGCTGCTGATTGGGGAGGCTGCCCCCGCTTTTGCCGCCGCTCTGGACAGGATCCACTATACTGGCGTTGAGCTCGTGCAAACCCTAGATGTAGCGGTGGTGAGAGCCTTTGAGGCGGCTCGCTCCCTAGCCCAAACCCTGACGGATCCCACCCAACCGATCACGGTCTTGTTCTCTCCCGCTTGCGCCAGTTTTGACCAGTACCGCAGTTTCGAACACCGTGGCGACCATTTCCGCACCTGCTGCCAAGCCCTCCAGGGATCCCTCGCCTGCTCTGGATCTGAGTCTGCCTTGGAACCCTGA